A genomic stretch from Heliangelus exortis chromosome 16, bHelExo1.hap1, whole genome shotgun sequence includes:
- the OGFR gene encoding opioid growth factor receptor, with protein MASRCSFWAEDEANCSSYDSTWDEDEEDEDGGEEDSEAAVAEAATGEEPEDAGEQPVQSWAPSSWQAQYPAWRNWHAAEDLQRYRHHYPGLKESENVDEEEMWNLSFYKNEIQFLPRGLHIETLLETWWDNYEVLEQNHSYIQWLFPLRERGVNLRARQLTCQEIQAFKKSEEVMQRFVRAYQLMLRFYGIELVNKETGELKRAENWAERFRNLNRYSHNNLRITRILKCLGEMGYEHYQYHLVKFFLRETLVEETLPNVKRSALDYFLFTLRSRKKRRELVHYAWRHFKPRSEFVWGPQDKLLKYRPHLTKSQLQQKAEDKQETADKKCDDSVEKDQSQSPAEEQKAGDAADLLPGGNDGDVKEKPNECPARGGDGEEEQQEEKDLNSEAEEVLGMAEDDCTKESKKRKLGTNMADCSKSAPLKSPPDIENISRNLGECAIDAEITSSGSLVQAEENQEPQKEDNANTKDSAVPEASDATAKRRRVDKRPPRNKSCSLAINLSMGLSASSANLNPSVTKSESEKENVCEKNATVEAPSEKGEGNANGVGSLEPARGLKTGRTSPINSGLEPSGDEVPAKNDQHHCSSPLLGGKNEVDGVEQPQTTGNVSGKGEAEVTDKKQVLESVEQNMASSCPEEESAEAAKQKPESSEHAAEPSEEQVAAE; from the exons atggCGTCCCGGTGCAGCTTCTGGGCAGAGGACGAGGCGAACTGCAGCAGTTACGACTCCACCTGGGacgaggatgaggaggatgaggatggcgGCGAGGAAGACAGCGAAGCGGCGGTAGCGGAGGCGGCAACCGGGGAGGAGCCGGAGGATGCCGGGGAGCAGCCGGTGCAGAGCTGGGcgcccagctcctggcaggccCAG TACCCAGCCTGGCGCAACTGGCACGCGGCAGAAGATTTGCAGAGGTACAGACATCACTACCCG GGCTTGAAAGAATCAGAAAATGTTGATGAAGAAGAGATGTGGAACTTAAGCTTTTATAAAAACGAGATTCAGTTTTTGCCCCGGG gTTTGCATATTGAAACTCTGCTTGAAACTTGGTGGGACAACTATGAAGTTCTGGAACAAAACCACTCTTACATACAATG GCTGTTCCCTTTACGTGAGCGTGGGGTGAACTTGCGTGCCAGACAACTCACGTGTCAAGAAATCCAG GCCTTTAAGAAGTCTGAGGAAGTTATGCAGAGGTTTGTACGTGCTTATCAGCTGATGCTGAGGTTTTATGGAATTGAGCTGGTCAACAAGGAAACTGGAGAGCTTAAAAGAGCTGAGAATTGGGCTGAAAGATTTCGAAACCTGAACAG GTACAGCCACAACAACTTGCGGATTACGCGCATCCTGAAGTGCCTGGGGGAGATGGGCTATGAACACTATCAGTACCACTTGGTGAAGTTTTTCCTCAGAGAAACTCTCGTTGAGGAAACGTTACCAAATGTCAAGAGAAGTGCCTTGGATTACTTCCTGTTCACcctcagaagcagaaagaagaggagagaacTGGTTCACTACGCCTGGCGACACTTCAAACCTCGGAGCGAATTTGTGTGGGGACCACAGGACAAACTCTTGAAGTACAGACCACACCTCACCAAGTCACAGCTGCAGCAAAAGGCTGAAGATAAGCAGGAAACTGCTGACAAAAAATGTGATGATTCTGTGGAAAAAGATCAGAGCCAGTCCCCAGCAGAAGAACAGAaagctggagatgctgcagacTTGCTGCCTGGAGGGAATGATGGAGATGTAAAAGAGAAGCCAAATGAATGCCCTGcaaggggaggggatggggaagaggagcagcaggaggagaaggatttaAACAGTGAGGCTGAAGAAGTGCTGGGTATGGCAGAGGATGATTGCACGAAGGAGAGCAAGAAGAGAAAACTGGGTACAAATATGGCAGACTGCTCAAAGAGTGCTCCTCTGAAAAGCCCTCCTGATATTGAGAACATTTCCCGTAACCTGGGAGAGTGTGCAATTGATGCAGAAATCACCTCCTCAGGTTCACTGGTACAAGCAGAAGAGAATCAGGAACCACAGAAGGAAGATAATGCAAATACTAAAGACTCAGCAGTGCCAGAGGCCAGTGATGCAACTGCAAAACGGAGGAGAGTTGATAAAAGGCCCCCCAGAAACAAATCATGCAGCTTGGCCATAAACCTGAGCATGGGGTTGTCTGCTTCTAGTGCCAATTTAAATCCATCTGTTACAAAGAGtgaatctgaaaaagaaaatgtctgtgaGAAAAATGCAACTGTAGAAGCACCAAGTGAGAAGGGTGAGGGTAATGCAAATGGTGTGGGAAGCCTGGAACCAGCCAGGGGTCTCAAGACTGGCAGGACTTCTCCAATAAATAGTGGCTTGGAGCCAAGTGGAGATGAAGTCCCAGCAAAGAATGAtcagcatcactgcagcagcCCACTCCTGGGTGGCAAAAATGAGGTAGATGGGGTAGAACAGCCTCAAACCACAGGAAATGTGAGTGGAAAAGGGGAAGCAGAAGTCACAGACAAGAAACAAGTTCTGGAGAGTGTTGAGCAGAACATGGCATCCTCTTGTCCAGAAGAAGAGAGTGCTGaggctgcaaaacaaaaacctgaaagctCTGAGCATGCAGCAGAACCCAGTGAAGAGCAGGTGGCAGCAGAATGA
- the MRGBP gene encoding MRG/MORF4L-binding protein has protein sequence MGEAEGGSAAAVEKPPLPAAGAGAGAAAAVAAAVAAAAAAAASAAPDPGVPAEEAVVVWSPEVEVCLFHAMLGHKPVGVNRHFHMICIRDKFSQNIGRQISSKVIWDHLSTMYDMQALHESEILPFPNIEKNFALPDEMIQEVREGKVMIEEEVKEEIKEEMETHAGPEEVFAPSGSLGKTTEKPSSKEKEKTSSDSGSKEGSDKRKRNRVTEKVLNANSNPSSPSAAKRRRT, from the exons ATGGGGGAGGCGGAGGGCGGCTCGGCCGCCGCTGTGGAGAAGCCGCCGCTACCCgcggccggggccggggccggagCCGCCGCGGCGGTCGCTGCTGCCGTTGCAGCtgcggcggcggcagcggctTCCGCAGCCCCGGATCCCGGGGTGCCGGCGGAGGAGGCGGTGGTGGTGTGGAGCCCCGAAGTGGAGGTTTGCCTCTTCCACGCCATGCTGGGCCACAAGCCCGTAG GTGTGAATCGCCATTTCCACATGATCTGTATCCGAGATAAATTCAGTCAGAATATCGGGCGGCAGATTTCTTCCAAAGTGATCTGGGACCACCTGAGCACCATGTATGATATGCAGGCACTT CACGAATCTGAGATTCTTCCCTTTCCTAATATAGAGAAGAATTTTGCTCTTCCTGACGAAATGATTCAAGAAGTGAGAGAAG gAAAAGTCATGATAGAAGAAGAAgtgaaagaggaaataaaagaagagaTGGAAACACATGCAGGTCCAGAAGAAG TTTTTGCGCCCTCTGGAAGTTTAggaaaaaccacagaaaagccaagcagcaaagagaaagagaaaacttcaTCAGATTCTGGGTCCAAAGAAGGGTCTGATAAGAGGAAACGCAACAGAGTCACTGAAAAGGTCCTAAATGCAAACAGTAATCCCTCCAGTCCCAGTGCTGCAAAACGACGTAGAACATAA